In a genomic window of Ranitomeya imitator isolate aRanImi1 chromosome 5, aRanImi1.pri, whole genome shotgun sequence:
- the PLN gene encoding cardiac phospholamban: MDKVQHIRSAMRRASNIEVTPQTRRNLQELFVNFSLILICLLLICIIVMLL, translated from the coding sequence ATGGATAAAGTCCAGCACATAAGATCTGCCATGAGGAGAGCCTCAAACATTGAGGTCACCCCGCAGACCCGCCGAAACCTCCAGGAACTCTTTGTGAATTTTTCTCTGATTCTCATCTGTCTTCTTCTCATCTGTATCATTGTGATGCTCCTCTGA